The following nucleotide sequence is from Desulforegula conservatrix Mb1Pa.
ATTCTATCTTCAGCTGATCAACGACAATTATTTTTCCGTGTCAGCGACAGTTATAATTCCCGATCCAGTTTCCTAATTAATCATAAGTAAACCCCCGGCTCTGCCGGTGGACTCACAGAGTTTGACAGATCCTGGAATAAGAAGAAGTCTCCAATAACTGAACCGCCTAAAGTTCAAGTTAAAGGAGACTTCAATGAGCGAGAGACAAAGCCTAAGCCATAGTACCTGGGAATGCAAGTATCATGTAGTATGGATTCCAAAGTATAGAAAAAAGACTATTTATGTAGAATTGAGGAAATATTTGGGAGATGTATTTCGAGATTTGGCCAGACAAAAAGAAAGTGCAATATTGGAAGGCCACT
It contains:
- a CDS encoding transposase, whose product is MSERQSLSHSTWECKYHVVWIPKYRKKTIYVELRKYLGDVFRDLARQKESAILEGH